Genomic DNA from Candidatus Neomarinimicrobiota bacterium:
GATGAAGCGGGATACATTACCGGGCAGACCATTTCTGTAAATGGTGGACTCTATATGTAAAGGAGGTAATGGATGTCCAATTTCGAAAAAGTCAAGGAAGTCATAATGGACAAGCTGGGGGTGGAGGAGAGCAAAATCACTTCTGAAGCTTCATTTGTGGATGATCTGGGTGCAGATTCTCTCGATACAGTAGAACTCGTGATGCAGCTGGAAGAGGAATTCGGCCTTGAGATCCCTGATGAGGAAGCCGAAAATCTCACCACAGTGCAATCAGTTGTAGACTATATCGACTCTCACGCTAATTAGCTAGAATGAAACGTCGGGTTGTCGTCACCGGCATGGGCGTAGTGTCTCCTGTCGGCGTGGGGACACGTCTTTTCTGGAAGTCCCTGACTTCCGGCAAGAGCGGTATCGATACTGTCACGAAATTCGACACCACTGACTTCCCGGTGAAGATTGGTGGTGAAGTCAAGAATTTCGAGAAGGAGGCGTATATTGATAAGAAGTTACTTAATCGCCTTGACGATTTT
This window encodes:
- the acpP gene encoding acyl carrier protein, translating into MSNFEKVKEVIMDKLGVEESKITSEASFVDDLGADSLDTVELVMQLEEEFGLEIPDEEAENLTTVQSVVDYIDSHAN
- a CDS encoding beta-ketoacyl synthase N-terminal-like domain-containing protein, with the translated sequence MKRRVVVTGMGVVSPVGVGTRLFWKSLTSGKSGIDTVTKFDTTDFPVKIGGEVKNFEKEAYIDKKLLNRLDDFTIFALVAADEAIKDAGLEDGIENMDRFGAVIGSGVGGLKTLETQIARLISRGPRTVSPFFVPMHIADIAP